Genomic DNA from Deltaproteobacteria bacterium:
ATTATGGTGGGGACGACGGGACGGTCTAACCAGAGATTTAATGAAAATCTTGTCCTTCCGACGTTTGATCTGATTTTCACGTTTCATGGCACTCGACCGGTCCGGGAACTCCTCGGAGCAGACCAGTTGCCATGGCCTCTTGGCTTTTGTATAATTGGATCGGC
This window encodes:
- a CDS encoding GIY-YIG nuclease family protein, which encodes MPYYVYILQSEKDGSYYVGSTQDLNSRLDRHNQGRSNYTKAKRPWQLVCSEEFPDRSSAMKRENQIKRRKDKIFIKSLVRPSRRPHHNK